In a single window of the Esox lucius isolate fEsoLuc1 chromosome 22, fEsoLuc1.pri, whole genome shotgun sequence genome:
- the LOC105005823 gene encoding mitochondrial pyruvate carrier 2-like — MALTGIKASYHKILNQIELRLPAKLRPFYNHPAGPRTIFFWAPVCKWGLVVAGLADMTRPAQKLSVFQSGVLMTTGVLWSRWSLVIIPKNWFLFCCNCSLAASGATQLFRIWMYNQEVKRQQEAEVQSLLDYL; from the exons atggCTTTGACAGGAATTAAAGCTTCATACCACAAGATTCTTAATCAGATTGAACTTCGACTACCTGCTAAACTGAGACCTTTCTATAACCATCCTGCAG GACCAAGGACTATTTTCTTTTGGGCACCAGTGTGTAAATGG ggCCTGGTTGTTGCTGGACTGGCTGATATGACTCGACCGGCTCAAAAATTGAGTGTCTTTCAGTCTGGAGTGCTAATGACCACAG GTGTTTTATGGTCCAGATGGTCCCTGGTCATCATTCCCAAGAACTGGTTTCTGTTTTGTTGCAACTGTTCTCTTGCAGCATCAGGAGCAACCCAACTCTTCAGAATCTGGAT GTACAACCAGGAAGTAAAGAGACAACAGGAAGCAGAGGTCCAGTCATTGTTGGACTATTTATAA